The Dehalococcoidia bacterium genome segment GATGAAAGTGCGCACTGCCGGGAGCATACGGGAGAAGAACACAATCCGGTCACCGTGTTGGGTAAACCAGCGGTCTGCCAGCTCGATATCGTGCTGCGAAATCAACACGTATCTCCCGTAGCGGTTGAGGAAGGGACGCCCCCCCCAAGCCCCAGCCCAGTAAGCAATCACCGATCCGACAACATTACCAACAGCACCCAGAAAGCCAGCCAGGAAGATGTATTCAATCCCCAATCCCTTATCGGCCACCAGCATCCATCCGGCAAGCGGCATGATGATTTCGCTGGGCAAGGGAATGCACGCGCTCTCAATCGACATCAAGAGCACAATACCTGCCCAGCCTAAAGCCTGAGTGATCTGGCGGATAAACTCCAGTATCTGGTCTTCCACTCGCTTATGCCTTATAACCCAGAAGCAAAGCCATTCTT includes the following:
- a CDS encoding DedA family protein; translation: MEDQILEFIRQITQALGWAGIVLLMSIESACIPLPSEIIMPLAGWMLVADKGLGIEYIFLAGFLGAVGNVVGSVIAYWAGAWGGRPFLNRYGRYVLISQHDIELADRWFTQHGDRIVFFSRMLPAVRTFISFPAGVARMPMGRFMLYSFLGALPWSTGLAYGGYVLGQNWEDVREVMRPFDIPIVIAGVVFVIWFVWKRLKQPSPQE